A genomic stretch from Calonectris borealis chromosome 6, bCalBor7.hap1.2, whole genome shotgun sequence includes:
- the ASNSD1 gene encoding asparagine synthetase domain-containing protein 1 codes for MCGICCVVTLCSQHAINDFFNEDILCRLRRRGPDSSQQLIKTASDLSYECLFSGHVLHLRGLMTPQPLEDANNNIFLWNGEIFDGVPVGYLENDTEVMLHHLALCSSEADILSLFSSLRGPWSFIYYQASRHSLWFGRDYFGRRSLLWQFNNEVDSAFRLTSVSVYSKLGNQWQEVPASGIFKIDLKACATAKSLSLTLFPWKYSCTEKAVEETFINVLDQVSTPNHIPLMVNESKLCLRAPVIPLNKRISEASGECPGTNISNVIHTVSVETLQGFLAEEHKKKLVHQFIDVLNEAVKRRVLSLFRDEDQKTREVPSMSNRKAHVAVLFSGGIDSMVIAALADKHVPLGEPIDLLNVAFMIKEKAKQKGTTKKHTNGQGQLDLLCPQESCKDLDAKTGAHLSCFDVPDRITGMAGLKELEAINPSRSWNFVEINVTLEELKKMRQQCINHLIYPLDTVLDDSIGCAIWFASRGEGFISNKGELKPYKSPAKVVLTGIGADEQLAGYSRHRVCFKKYGLEGLQKELEMELDRISSRNLGRDDRIIGDHGKEARFPFLDEDVVSFLNSLPMSEKADLTLPRGIGEKLILRLAAKELGLTASTILPKRAVQFGSRIAKLESNSEKASDTCSRLKLYSVDEL; via the exons ATGTGTGGTATTTGTTGCGTTGTTACCTTGTGTAGCCAGCATGCTATAAATGATTTCTTTAACGAAGACATACTCTGCCGTCTTAGAAGAAGAGGACCAGATAGTAGCCAACAGTTGATAAAAACTGCGTCTGATCTCTCTTATGAGTGTCTGTTTTCTGGCCATGTACTTCACTTGAGGGGACTGATGActcctcagcctctggaagaTGCcaataacaatatttttctttggaaTGGAGAAATTTTCGATGGAGTGCCTGTAGGATATCTAGAGAATGACACTGAAGTAATGTTGCATCATCTTGCATTATGCAGTAGTGAAGCAGACATTTTGTCACTCTTTTCATCTCTTCGGGGTCCATGGTCTTTTATTTATTATCAAGCATCTAGACACAGTTTATGGTTTGGTAGAGATTATTTTGGTCGTCGTAGTTTGCTTTGGCAATTCAATAATGAGGTTGACAGTGCTTTCCGTCTCACATCTGTAAGTGTTTATTCCAAATTGGGTAACCAATGGCAAGAAGTCCCAGCATCTGGAATTTTCAAAATTGATCTCAAAGCTTGTGCAACAGCTAAATCTTTGTCTTTAACATTGTTTCCATGGAAGTACAGCTGCACAGAGAAAGCAGTAGAAGAAACATTCATTAATGTTCTGGACCAAGTTTCAACACCGAACCACATACCTCTCATGGTGAATGAATCAAAACTATGTCTCAGAGCACCAGTTATTCCCTTAAATAAAAGAATTTCTGAAGCTTCAGGTGAATGTCCAGGCACTAATATCAGCAATGTTATCCATACAGTTTCTGTAGAAACCCTTCAAGGATTTCTTGCAGAGGAACACAAGAAAAAATTAGTCCATCAGTTTATTGATGTTTTAAATGAAGCAGTGAAGAGACGGGTTTTATCTCTCTTTAGAGATGAAGATCAGAAAACAAGAGAAGTTCCAAGCATGTCTAATAGGAAAGCACACGTTGCGGTGCTCTTTTCTGGTGGCATTGATTCTATGGTTATTGCAGCCCTTGCTGATAAACATGTGCCTTTAGGGGAACCAATTGATCTTCTCAATGTAGCTTTCAtgataaaagaaaaagctaagcAAAAGGGTACCACTAAAAAACATACCAACGGGCAAGGACAGCTTGATTTGCTTTGTCCTCAAGAAAGCTGTAAAGATCTTGATGCTAAAACTGGTGCTCATTTATCTTGCTTTGATGTTCCTGACAGAATCACTGGTATGGCAGGACTGAAAGAATTAGAAGCCATTAATCCTTCAAGAAGCTGGAACTTTGTGGAAATTAATGTTACACTAGAGGAATTGAAAAAAATGAGACAACAGTGCATTAATCACTTAATTTATCCACTAGATACAGTCTTGGATGACAGCATTGGCTGTGCAATTTGGTTTGCTTCCAGAGGAGAGGGTTTCATTAGTAACAAAGGAGAACTGAAACCGTATAAAAGTCCTGCAAAG GTTGTACTTACAGGAATTGGAGCAGATGAACAGCTTGCTGGGTATTCTCGACATCGTGTTTGCTTCAAAAAATACGGCTTGGAGGGTCTGCAAAAAGAACTTGAAATGGAGTTAGATCGCATTTCTTCTAGAAATCTTGGTAGAGATGACAGGATTATTGGTGATCACGGAAAAGAAGCCAG ATTTCCTTTTCTTGACGAAGATGTTGTTTCGTTTCTCAATTCTCTGCCAATGTCAGAAAAAGCTGACTTGACTTTACCTCGAGGAATTGGTGAGAAATTGATTCTGCGCCTTGCAGCCAAGGAATTGGGCCTTACAGCCTCGACCATTTTGCCAAAAAGGGCAGTACAGTTTGGATCTCGGATTGCAAAACTagaaagcaacagtgaaaaaGCTTCTGACACATGTAGCAGGCTGAAGTTATATTCAGTAGATGAATTATAA